One Trichoderma atroviride chromosome 7, complete sequence DNA segment encodes these proteins:
- a CDS encoding uncharacterized protein (EggNog:ENOG41) has translation MAPIRVGLVGLSTAKAFTGRGCWTAVSHLPALLASPEYEIVALANSSVESAKRSIAAQGLPESTKAYGSVDDLADDPDVDLIIVSVKVESHYELVKPALLKNKNVFVEWPMAANTAEVEELAALAKKHNVQTFIGAQGRASPVMQKLKELIANNKIGRVISSSVVACSLNRTVDVWPESLKSYLDMDSGGNEFTIVFGHFLDSFVNVLGDLSHIQSIFKTGYKTVKLTGSDQSRAQETTTKESASIAVQSTGHGNNIVDPAYVKTSPDQILVQGVTSNGAVASIAFRKPRHHGDEHDLRWYISGTEGEIMVTSPASWSIADKDAEIRIKNGDGPFEVVDFQGYRLPAAEALSPMAANTHSMYDAFAKGDTARYATFESAANTHRILEEIKKAAYIHAD, from the exons ATGGCACCTATCCGAGTTGGCCTCGTCGGCCTTTCGACCGCAAAAGCCTTCACCGGACGCGGCTGCTGGACCGCAgtttctcatcttccagctcttcttgcATCGCCAGAGTACGAGATTGTCGCTCTTGCAAACTCCTCCGTGGAGTCTGCAAAGCGATCCATTGCGGCGCAAGGGCTTCCAGAATCCACCAAGGCGTACGGAAGTGTTGATGACCTTGCCGATGACCCCGATGTCGATCTGATTATCGTGTCAGTCAAGGTGGAGAGCCATTATGAGCTTGTTAAACCGGCGCtcctcaagaacaagaatgTTTTTGTAGAGTGGCCCATGGCGGCAAACACGGCCGAGGTTGAAGAATTGGCTGCGCTAGCAAAGAAGCACAATGTGCAGACGTTCATCGGAGCCCAAGGCAGAGCATCCCCGGTGATGCAGAAGTTGAAAGAACTGATTGCGAACAATAAGATTGGACGCGTCATTAGTTCTTCGGTGGTTGCGTGTTCTTTGAATCGCACTGTAGACGTTTGGCCTGAAAGCTTGAAATCTTACCTCGATATGGACAGTGGTGGAAACGAGTTCACTATAGTCTTTGGTCATT TTCTTGATTCATTTGTCAATGTGCTGGGCGATCTTTCGCACATCCAATCGATTTTTAAAACGGGATACAAGACTGTCAAACTTACCGGGTCCGACCAATCTCGAGCGCAAGAAACTACCACCAAGGAGTCAGCTTCCATAGCCGTCCAATCTACCGGACATGGTAACAACATTGTTGATCCCGCATATGTCAAAACGTCGCCCGACCAAATCCTAGTGCAAGGAGTCACCAGCAATGGGGCGGTAGCTTCCATAGCTTTCCGAAAACCAAGGCATCACGGCGATGAACACGACCTACGTTGGTACATCTCCGGCACTGAGGGAGAAATCATGGTCACTAGCCCCGCATCATGGTCAATAGCTGACAAGGACGCTGAAATCCGAATCAAGAATGGAGATGGGCCATTTGAGGTGGTTGATTTCCAGGGCTATCGACTTCCTGCCGCTGAGGCACTTTCGCCAATGGCTGCAAATACACACTCAATGTATGATGCATTTGCCAAGGGAGATACGGCCAGATACGCAACGTTTGAGTCGGCAGCGAATACTCATAGGATTCTGGAAGAGATAAAGAAGGCTGCGTATATACATGCAGACTAA
- a CDS encoding uncharacterized protein (EggNog:ENOG41): MPFPRRKRKACIECHKSKTRCSQSSPCSRCRKRNLPCEYVHDFLNQYGSNSQGQDHWCSIPTTVENFGNDPSMLSSINAFIPTFDEIINGDMSSSIGPQPGPGLSSLLEDLVAPGSGSLPQQLVAHPNPIAKHIPINIYFQPTLDPIGDASELSWLQVGDSHTPDTERSKPKTSVTQKRETIESKLTKKLLIGQLFNYLNLMNSSRLPPFIFTACKQGEGCGLNGSHQCLLRPLENCRAIITMAENIATSNKGFVWAVVENEVLRLYKELSNMDCYEVQASLQACTIYALLYARYIRPVQAGGVLSVIKAIIDFGRHLHSMHDFRSPLGPDESAIRQEWILREGTRRTICVLYGIELLLDVFKEDPDHVKCRGLENVPLPCTRDLWEPVPDPVWIRRYQNSMSLQHGVESMCLGTIQSSIFLLNGRSADVESKQSDSHEAISRWCEEADELGTLVWMTILVETR, translated from the exons ATGCCGTTTCcacgaagaaaaagaaaggcgTGTATTGAGTGCCACAAATCAAAGACACGATGCTCCCAGTCCAGCCCTTGTAGTAGATGCCGTAAACGGAATCTGCCGTGCGAATACGTCCATGACTTCCTGAACCAATATGGCAGTAACTCGCAGGGCCAGGATCATTGGTGCTCAATACCGACAACTGTTGAGAACTTTGGCAATGATCCATCCATGCTCTCCAGTATTAATGCGTTTATACCAACCTTTGATGAGATAATCAATGGCGATATGAGTAGCTCAATTGGGCCTCAGCCTGGCCCAGGGCTTTCGTCTTTGTTGGAAGACTTGGTAGCGCCAGGGTCGGGAAGCTTACCACAGCAACTGGTAGCTCATCCGAACCCAATAGCAAAACATATACCTATCAATATTTACTTTCAGCCAACTCTCGATCCAATAGGCGACGCAAGCGAACTTTCTTGGCTGCAAGTTGGAGACAGCCATACCCCTGACACCGAAAGAAGCAAGCCAAAGACCTCGGTGACACAAAAAAGGGAAACAATCGAATCCAAATTGAcaaaaaaattattaatcGGACAGCTTTTCAATTACTTGAACCTGATGAACAGCAGCCGTCTTCCGCCCTTTATCTTTACCGCGTGCAAACAAGGCGAAGGCTGCGGATTGAATGGAAGCCACCAATGTCTACTACGGCCTCTAGAAAATTGCCGTGCGATTATAACGATGGCGGAGAACATCGCGACGTCAAACAAGGGTTTTGTCTGGGCGGTTGTCGAAAATGAAGTGCTGCGATTGTATAAAGAG CTGTCAAACATGGATTGTTATGAGGTCCAGGCATCATTGCAAGCGTGCACCATTTATGCCCTACTATATGCACGCTATATCAGGCCAGTTCAAGCCGGAGGTGTACTTTCAGTTATAAAAGCAATCATA GACTTTGGCCGACACCTCCATAGTATGCATGACTTTCGAAGTCCCTTGGGCCCAGATGAAAGTGCCATCAGGCAAGAATGGATACTAAGGGAGGGCACTCGCCG GACAATCTGCGTTCTTTACGGTATAGAACTCCTCCTAGACGTCTTCAAGGAAGATCCAGATCATGTGAAATGCCGGGGACTCGAAAATGTCCCTCTCCCATGCACGCGAGATCTCTGGGAGCCTGTCCCGGACCCGGTATGGATAAGGCGGTATCAAAACTCCATGTCGCTGCAACACGGCGTTGAGAGCATGTGCCTTGGCACGATACAGTCTTCAATATTCCTGTTGAATGGACGAAGTGCCGACGTCGAATCGAAACAATCTGACTCTCATGAGGCGATTTCTCGTTGGTGCGAAGAGGCTGATGAGCTTGGAACGCTTGTATGGATGACGATTTTGGTGGAAACAAGATGA